The genomic stretch GAAAGAAACGATAAGTCCGTAAAGAGCAATACCTTCTGCAAGAGCAACGAAGATAAGAGCTTTACCCATGATGCTGGAGTCTTCGCTCATGGCACCTAAAGCTGCAGAAGCAGCGGAAGCAACGGCGATACCACCACCGATACAGGATAAACCGGTTGAAAGAGCAGCAGCTAAATATCTCCAGCCGTCAACAGAAGCAGCAGCGCTACCATCAGCAGCAGATGCTGTACCGGTAAATAATAAAACGTGTGCGATTAATAATGTACCAAAGAAGAAAAATGAATTAGCGATAACACTTGCCTTAAAGTTACCTTTTTTCTTTTCACTGAGTAAATATGCTCCAAAGGGAATTGCGATACTTAATACTAATGCTACTACTAAAATAAATTTTGCTGTCATTGTCATAATATGTTCCTCCTAAAATTTAACTATTATTTGCTTTTGTATGGCTTAAATCCTTTTCCTGTACCCTTATAGAAGCGGCTGAACATTTCATAATATTCCAGACGCAGTACCTGAATACCTACAATCAGGCCTTCCATACCTGCTACAAAAATATTACCGAGTATTACAACCAATATATTAGGATCCCCTGTGTGAGCTCCTGCGAATAACATAACAACGCCCATCATAGCTGCGTGACTGATTGCGAAAGCACCAACACGCAAGAAGGAAATAGAATTTGTAAGATAACTTAAAACGATTTCAAATAATTCAAAAAATGATTCCACAAAAAACATAGCCTTTTGTTCCGGAAAAATCTCAGATTTCTTCTCCACCAAATGGGTAAGAGGCTCTCTTAAAAAAATCATGATAAGAGGAAGACCAAGGAAAATTGCAAGAACAATACCTGCAGGCAAAGTATTTCCTGTTGCTACCAATATAACACATATAAGGACTACAAGATAAAATACAAGTCCTGCTATACCATTGGTATCAAAGAAAATCTTTTCTACGTCTTTTGCTTTTATACCGTTAATAATATTTATAATCATTGCGATTATAATAAGCATGGAGCCGAAAGCAACGGCTGTTAACAGTACGGTCATTACATTTTCCATTGGATTCAGCCATATATGGGGCAGGACATCTTCAAAGCCGAATATACTGCCGTACATAAAGCCCATTATGGTGGAAAAGACTCCGGCAGTGGCTATTATAGCTGCCAGTGGCATTTTCTTAAAGTGGTAGAGTAATCCTCCGCCTATTGCAAGGCACAAACCTTGCCCAACATCACCGAACATGATACCAAAGATGATAGAATAGGTTATGGCAACGAAAAAGGTTGGATCTATTTCGTTGTAAGCAGGAAGTCCATACATCTTAATAAACATCTCAAAAGGCTGAAATATTTTTAAATTCTTTAACTTTGTCGGAGGCTTGGAGGTCACACTGGTGACATCCTTCTCCATCATGCAAAAGACATCTTTATCTTTGTCTATGTCCTGAAGCAGATCTTTTACACTGTCTTCCGGAATCCAGCCGCATAATATGAAGTAAAAGGCATTGCGTTTTGATACCGTTGTGCAAGCTGCCATCTTTCTTACATCAAAGTTATTGGAGTATACACAGATGATCTCATAAGCACTAAGTATCTTGTCAGATCGACTGCTCAGACGGTTTTTCATTTCCTCATTAATGGCATTGATCATTTCCTGGTTTTCTTCCAGTTTCTTTACAATGGCATTATAGGCTTGATCCGGGGTCCCCTCATATTCTGTGGTAAGTGATATTGCTTCAAAGTGAAGGGAA from Anaerocolumna sp. AGMB13020 encodes the following:
- a CDS encoding V-type ATP synthase subunit I, giving the protein MIEKMRFISITGPKAEFDRVVSAYLNKYEIHLENALSELSSVQDLKPFVEPNPYKEIYSKAIELAERFDEKEPSQAQNMTLSEASTIILSASRELEDLTSQKKKLGLEREHLNELQKKIEPFRHLDYEIDKILAFKFIKYRFGRISHEYYTKFSKFVYESLTTLFIECGNDPDYVWGVYFVPLADAEKTDAIFSSLHFEAISLTTEYEGTPDQAYNAIVKKLEENQEMINAINEEMKNRLSSRSDKILSAYEIICVYSNNFDVRKMAACTTVSKRNAFYFILCGWIPEDSVKDLLQDIDKDKDVFCMMEKDVTSVTSKPPTKLKNLKIFQPFEMFIKMYGLPAYNEIDPTFFVAITYSIIFGIMFGDVGQGLCLAIGGGLLYHFKKMPLAAIIATAGVFSTIMGFMYGSIFGFEDVLPHIWLNPMENVMTVLLTAVAFGSMLIIIAMIINIINGIKAKDVEKIFFDTNGIAGLVFYLVVLICVILVATGNTLPAGIVLAIFLGLPLIMIFLREPLTHLVEKKSEIFPEQKAMFFVESFFELFEIVLSYLTNSISFLRVGAFAISHAAMMGVVMLFAGAHTGDPNILVVILGNIFVAGMEGLIVGIQVLRLEYYEMFSRFYKGTGKGFKPYKSK
- a CDS encoding ATP synthase subunit C, which gives rise to MTMTAKFILVVALVLSIAIPFGAYLLSEKKKGNFKASVIANSFFFFGTLLIAHVLLFTGTASAADGSAAASVDGWRYLAAALSTGLSCIGGGIAVASAASAALGAMSEDSSIMGKALIFVALAEGIALYGLIVSFSILG